In Candidatus Contubernalis alkalaceticus, the following proteins share a genomic window:
- a CDS encoding FeoA family protein has product MRNEQIKAETTMSLTKKKEMSGKMTLEQLNKGQEGIIFFVPDNPTLAPLGFRPGKKVRLCCRESFGGPIIAEIEKRCIALGLTLAREIQVICGEAEANAL; this is encoded by the coding sequence ATGAGAAATGAACAAATTAAGGCGGAAACAACGATGAGCTTGACTAAAAAAAAAGAAATGTCCGGTAAAATGACCCTGGAGCAGTTAAATAAAGGACAGGAGGGCATTATCTTTTTTGTCCCCGATAATCCGACCCTGGCACCCTTAGGTTTCAGACCGGGGAAAAAAGTGAGATTGTGCTGCCGGGAAAGCTTTGGAGGCCCCATAATAGCAGAAATAGAAAAAAGATGTATCGCCCTGGGTTTAACCCTGGCCCGAGAGATTCAAGTTATATGTGGTGAGGCTGAGGCCAATGCACTGTAG
- a CDS encoding FmdE family protein, producing MCMEKTPWEKAVEFHGHVCPGLAYGYRAAMEYLKRMEAGPSKDEEVVAIVETDNCGVDAIQVLTSCTFGKGNLIFKDYGKNVFTFASRDTQEGLRISLKHGAMEKVAPEGWKELREKLFSGGEVKEEERQLFKKHHAELTQIILNVPVEEIFEIKTVKVDLPFKAKLFDSVQCGFCGEGIMEPRARVKEGKFACPECFEGYRSRVN from the coding sequence ATGTGTATGGAAAAAACACCCTGGGAAAAAGCTGTGGAGTTTCATGGTCATGTTTGTCCAGGGTTAGCTTATGGGTATCGGGCGGCTATGGAATATTTAAAGAGGATGGAAGCTGGCCCTTCTAAGGACGAAGAGGTAGTGGCCATAGTGGAAACAGATAATTGCGGGGTCGATGCAATACAGGTGTTGACCAGCTGTACCTTTGGTAAGGGGAATTTAATATTTAAAGACTATGGAAAAAATGTTTTTACTTTTGCTTCAAGGGATACACAAGAAGGTTTAAGAATTTCTCTAAAACATGGAGCTATGGAAAAAGTAGCTCCGGAGGGCTGGAAGGAACTAAGGGAAAAGCTTTTCAGTGGCGGGGAAGTGAAAGAAGAGGAAAGGCAGCTATTTAAAAAACATCATGCTGAACTAACCCAAATAATTCTTAATGTGCCCGTAGAAGAAATATTTGAAATTAAAACAGTTAAAGTTGACCTTCCATTTAAAGCCAAACTATTCGATTCTGTTCAGTGTGGTTTTTGTGGAGAAGGGATAATGGAGCCCAGGGCCAGGGTTAAAGAGGGTAAGTTTGCCTGTCCTGAATGTTTTGAAGGCTATCGCAGTAGAGTTAATTAG
- a CDS encoding flippase-like domain-containing protein encodes MGKKPLLLLLGIIIITLMVITFGGDEIGSLLKDVNAKTIAVLSLIQLTTLSLTSYQWYFLLKKQNQEISFGKVWLLFLTGNFVESVTPSVKLGGEAARIYLFRQSTSLGYPQLTGMMLVQKYIILLPFLLLCSLVLITSSLLIQLPTAAYAAFILLALLVALLFKFTRDDQNQIQGKMVSQAAEEIYEKNSLKTFKEKLIAIIRRIKFFLREAAHASRLSVTGKEKCFLMSISLLVWILYPVKTLIAADMLGFSIGIFPLASAVFTAYMISMVPLLPGGLGSFEGSMTLMLTSMGLTPAEGLAVALVSRLVTYWFPLLLSLGAAAYLILNKESGLLQLKTHKYIILIRGLKKMEKLSNLLPLWYFKYPRAFILKLFTISVGIFEHLGSKYSFLGKLYGIFFYRTMITTEAEAAGLKPGMKVLHIGSGPLPMTAISLGRAGCSVTAVDSDVKAVKAASIMVKRAGMENQINVKEAHGQDLNCSSYDAVWISLHVFPKKKVILHSYKTLKDGGVLIYRNPGGWLKFLYPRLEPEEVDSSHQHQHHKLAQPMGKTTVILKKIFPEEKLERRACL; translated from the coding sequence ATGGGTAAAAAACCTTTATTACTGCTGCTGGGAATTATTATAATCACTCTCATGGTAATAACTTTTGGTGGGGATGAAATCGGAAGCCTTTTAAAAGATGTTAATGCTAAAACTATTGCTGTTCTAAGCCTGATTCAGCTGACTACACTTTCCCTGACCTCTTACCAGTGGTATTTTCTCCTAAAAAAACAAAATCAAGAAATTTCCTTTGGGAAAGTATGGCTGCTCTTCCTGACAGGGAACTTTGTGGAAAGTGTAACTCCTTCAGTAAAATTAGGAGGTGAAGCTGCCAGAATTTATCTCTTTCGCCAGAGCACTTCCCTGGGATACCCGCAGCTGACGGGTATGATGCTGGTTCAAAAATATATCATTCTTCTTCCCTTTTTACTGCTTTGTTCCCTGGTATTGATAACTTCATCCCTGTTGATACAGCTTCCAACTGCAGCTTATGCCGCATTTATCCTCCTGGCCCTACTGGTAGCCCTGCTTTTCAAGTTCACCCGGGATGACCAAAATCAAATACAGGGGAAAATGGTTTCCCAGGCAGCAGAAGAAATATATGAAAAAAATTCACTAAAAACCTTTAAGGAAAAATTAATAGCAATAATTCGAAGAATTAAATTTTTTTTAAGAGAAGCCGCCCACGCTTCACGGTTGTCAGTAACCGGAAAGGAAAAGTGTTTTTTGATGTCCATATCACTTTTGGTGTGGATCCTTTATCCGGTAAAGACCTTAATTGCTGCTGACATGCTGGGTTTTTCAATTGGGATATTTCCCCTGGCTTCCGCAGTTTTTACAGCATACATGATCAGTATGGTTCCACTGCTGCCCGGAGGGCTGGGAAGTTTTGAAGGCAGCATGACATTGATGTTAACAAGTATGGGATTAACTCCGGCAGAGGGCCTGGCAGTGGCACTGGTTTCTCGTTTAGTCACCTACTGGTTTCCCCTTCTCCTCTCTCTAGGGGCAGCGGCTTACCTTATCTTGAACAAAGAATCCGGCTTACTGCAGTTAAAAACTCATAAATACATCATTTTAATACGGGGGTTAAAAAAAATGGAAAAACTTTCAAATTTATTACCTTTATGGTATTTCAAATATCCCAGAGCTTTTATTCTTAAGCTGTTTACCATATCTGTGGGAATTTTTGAACACTTAGGCAGCAAATATTCCTTTTTAGGTAAACTATACGGTATCTTTTTTTATCGAACCATGATAACCACTGAAGCAGAAGCAGCAGGGCTGAAACCGGGCATGAAAGTACTCCATATAGGCAGCGGACCCCTGCCCATGACGGCCATATCCCTGGGTCGTGCAGGCTGCAGCGTAACCGCTGTGGACAGTGATGTAAAGGCAGTAAAGGCTGCTTCTATAATGGTAAAAAGGGCCGGAATGGAAAACCAAATAAATGTAAAAGAAGCCCATGGACAAGACTTGAATTGTTCCAGCTATGATGCGGTTTGGATATCCCTTCATGTCTTTCCAAAAAAAAAGGTGATCCTTCATTCCTACAAAACCCTTAAAGACGGTGGTGTATTAATTTACCGAAACCCGGGAGGTTGGCTCAAATTCCTGTACCCTCGGTTAGAACCGGAAGAAGTGGATTCTTCCCATCAGCACCAGCATCATAAATTAGCACAACCCATGGGTAAAACTACTGTAATACTAAAAAAAATCTTCCCGGAGGAAAAACTGGAAAGGAGAGCTTGTTTATGA
- a CDS encoding ABC transporter substrate-binding protein, whose protein sequence is MKRNAVFLLLFLFMMGCFYGCSAEEEAVDPSAASDGDNIEEALGIPQELIIGIGRDFYQGPESGVFVHGSTGVWESFTYLNEDMIPEPQLAEELTPNDDATQWSVKLRSGVNFHDGTPLNAEAVMANIDRILNNPKFDEYGTFLHFEGAEAAGDMEVVFKFNQPEPAFPLKVNYHGFAIFSPASFDEEGAITVPYGTGPFKYEDYIKDEELILTRNDDYWGEKAKLEKVTFKPIPDPSTRLAALQAGEIHVIADVGGVLPEQGVVVEGDSDLVLQTKLVTTSHYILFNGQKAPFNDVNIRQAVSMAVDRSVIVNQLLEGYGEPADSIITPIATDYVVRDLFKTDKNKAEELVKGADGLTVTLVVSSALANRWPYKPVAEVLQMELGELGFEVEIQMMEAAAWGEALKNGDYHMTLTPYTFMTGDPDFVFARWIHSQGQMNASRGLGYSNAEADRLIEEAAVESDLNKRKDLYGQLQRLMDQEVPMAPIFHDVTLYAYRKEVKDMTLDAYFRPSLDKAWIGE, encoded by the coding sequence ATGAAAAGGAATGCAGTTTTCCTGCTGCTGTTTTTGTTTATGATGGGGTGTTTTTATGGATGCAGTGCAGAGGAAGAAGCTGTTGACCCGTCGGCAGCGTCGGATGGAGATAACATAGAAGAGGCTTTAGGCATACCTCAGGAATTAATTATTGGAATAGGAAGAGATTTTTATCAGGGACCGGAGAGCGGAGTATTTGTCCATGGCAGTACCGGGGTATGGGAAAGTTTTACCTATTTAAATGAAGATATGATACCCGAGCCTCAATTGGCGGAAGAGCTGACGCCCAATGATGATGCTACCCAATGGTCTGTTAAACTCCGTTCGGGAGTAAATTTTCACGATGGAACACCCTTAAATGCAGAAGCTGTTATGGCTAATATTGACCGTATTTTGAACAATCCCAAATTTGATGAGTATGGTACATTTTTACATTTTGAAGGAGCAGAAGCTGCTGGAGATATGGAGGTTGTTTTTAAATTTAATCAGCCTGAACCTGCCTTCCCCTTAAAGGTCAACTATCATGGGTTTGCTATTTTTAGCCCGGCAAGTTTTGATGAAGAAGGGGCAATTACCGTACCTTACGGAACCGGTCCCTTTAAATATGAAGATTACATAAAAGATGAGGAGTTGATTCTCACCCGTAATGATGATTACTGGGGAGAAAAAGCAAAGTTGGAAAAAGTCACTTTTAAGCCAATCCCGGATCCATCAACCCGCCTGGCTGCTCTTCAGGCAGGGGAAATACACGTGATTGCCGATGTGGGAGGGGTACTGCCGGAACAGGGAGTAGTTGTAGAAGGGGATTCTGATCTGGTGCTGCAAACAAAATTGGTGACTACTTCCCATTATATTTTATTCAACGGTCAAAAAGCTCCCTTTAATGATGTAAATATCCGTCAGGCCGTTAGCATGGCTGTAGACCGTTCTGTTATTGTAAACCAACTGCTGGAAGGTTATGGAGAGCCTGCGGATTCAATAATTACTCCAATTGCCACAGATTATGTGGTGAGGGATCTTTTTAAAACAGATAAGAATAAAGCAGAGGAACTAGTCAAAGGGGCCGATGGCCTTACGGTGACATTGGTAGTAAGTTCAGCCCTGGCCAACCGCTGGCCCTATAAGCCTGTTGCAGAAGTCCTGCAGATGGAGTTAGGAGAACTGGGGTTTGAAGTTGAAATCCAAATGATGGAAGCCGCTGCCTGGGGGGAGGCTTTGAAAAATGGGGATTATCATATGACTTTGACTCCTTACACCTTCATGACCGGTGACCCGGACTTTGTTTTTGCCCGATGGATTCATTCTCAAGGTCAGATGAACGCTTCCCGGGGGTTGGGATACAGTAATGCTGAGGCTGATCGGTTGATTGAGGAAGCTGCGGTTGAGAGTGATTTAAACAAAAGAAAAGATCTTTATGGTCAGCTGCAGAGATTGATGGATCAGGAAGTTCCCATGGCTCCAATTTTCCACGATGTTACCCTTTACGCCTATAGAAAAGAAGTTAAAGATATGACTCTGGATGCCTATTTTCGTCCCAGCCTGGATAAAGCCTGGATTGGAGAGTAG
- a CDS encoding methyltransferase domain-containing protein, with protein sequence MKKSEAIKDNMGLNYPSFWLNAWQEHRNNSLRSRRIKGQDEVNFWNAFAEKMKRWSKEERSISRVQKVLQWIGQQGIQISDMRILDIGAGTGSFAIPFSKAGGQVTALEPAEKLVEILRDNMKGEGVRELSIITDMWEDINPKKEGIEGGFDLVFASLTPAIHDKDTLEKMITCSRKWCFLCEFAGRRRNRVQEELWNEIFMESMPLPEYNIFYPLNYLYSKGYCPSLQLWREQWEEEASGEEAVENLTRHFSLYTKITPEVRRIICDYVAKHLQEGIFREEFQSLLGMTLWNVNDMWGAF encoded by the coding sequence TTGAAAAAGTCAGAGGCTATTAAAGATAATATGGGGTTGAACTATCCTTCTTTTTGGTTAAATGCCTGGCAAGAGCATCGGAATAATTCATTGAGAAGTAGAAGGATTAAGGGACAGGATGAGGTGAATTTCTGGAACGCCTTCGCTGAGAAAATGAAGCGCTGGTCTAAAGAGGAGAGGTCCATTTCCAGAGTCCAAAAGGTCTTGCAGTGGATAGGACAACAGGGAATTCAAATTTCGGACATGAGAATACTGGATATTGGAGCAGGAACCGGTTCTTTTGCCATTCCTTTTTCCAAGGCAGGGGGCCAGGTTACTGCCTTAGAGCCTGCCGAAAAACTGGTGGAAATATTGAGGGATAATATGAAGGGAGAGGGGGTGCGTGAGCTTTCTATAATAACTGATATGTGGGAGGACATAAATCCTAAAAAGGAAGGGATTGAGGGTGGATTTGACCTGGTTTTTGCATCCCTTACCCCGGCGATTCATGATAAAGATACGTTAGAAAAGATGATAACTTGTTCCCGAAAGTGGTGTTTTCTCTGTGAGTTTGCCGGAAGACGCCGAAATCGGGTTCAGGAAGAACTGTGGAATGAGATATTTATGGAATCCATGCCGCTGCCGGAATATAATATTTTTTATCCCTTGAACTATTTGTATTCTAAAGGATACTGCCCATCTTTACAGTTGTGGAGGGAGCAGTGGGAGGAAGAAGCTTCAGGGGAAGAGGCTGTTGAAAACTTAACCCGACATTTTTCCCTGTACACTAAAATAACTCCTGAGGTGAGGAGGATTATCTGTGATTATGTGGCGAAACATTTGCAGGAGGGTATTTTTCGGGAAGAATTTCAGTCTCTATTAGGGATGACCCTGTGGAATGTAAATGATATGTGGGGTGCGTTTTAA
- a CDS encoding SAM-dependent methyltransferase: protein MQIIQPVVSYIEKTCSKKKMLINLYTSFYKDVVTREITLANISCQDTVLNIGCGAIPFTAIHLARLTGAKVWAVDRDINAVEGARYSLKLLGLTKKVLVIEGDGSEKIPSGFTAAVVALQAEPKETIFKNLFSLGSPGARLIFRHPSPSYKSFYDQLPEKYCPAAHQKQNMKTFDKSLLFIKNK from the coding sequence ATGCAAATTATTCAGCCAGTAGTTTCTTATATAGAAAAAACATGCAGCAAAAAAAAGATGCTGATTAATTTATATACATCCTTCTACAAAGATGTAGTCACCAGGGAAATTACCTTGGCCAACATTTCTTGTCAGGATACTGTTTTAAACATAGGTTGCGGAGCCATACCCTTTACGGCAATACACCTGGCACGGCTTACCGGGGCCAAAGTATGGGCGGTAGACCGGGACATTAACGCTGTAGAAGGGGCCAGGTACAGTTTAAAACTGCTGGGCCTTACTAAAAAAGTACTGGTAATAGAGGGAGATGGCTCAGAAAAAATACCCTCAGGTTTTACTGCAGCAGTGGTCGCCCTGCAGGCGGAACCCAAGGAAACTATCTTCAAAAACCTTTTTTCCTTAGGAAGTCCCGGTGCCCGCCTTATCTTTCGACATCCCAGCCCCTCTTACAAATCATTCTATGACCAGCTGCCTGAAAAATATTGCCCGGCAGCACATCAAAAACAAAACATGAAAACCTTTGACAAATCTCTATTGTTTATTAAAAATAAATAA
- a CDS encoding ABC transporter ATP-binding protein yields the protein MDSYQQNYLDVKELTVEFRTDFGKLKAVNRVSFSLGRGEVLGLVGESACGKSVTALSMLRLLPPGGKISHGEVCLEGVNLLTLSREKMRRLRGKKIAIIFQDPSSTLNPVRAIGPQFMETLKTHLSLSREKARHRSMDMLSAMGLAAPEGIMRKYPFQLSGGMRQRVMIAMALALEPDILIADEPTTALDVTVQAQILSEMRRLKKDFGTGIMLISHNMGVIAQLSDRVAVMYAGSIVEYGLVKEVFYRASHPYTRALLNSIPDLGQDNQELCSIKGQPPALHSMPEGCSFYPRCSRAEEICKSIYPLWMDINDGHKVACFFPLDEKTCCESHAEEVLI from the coding sequence ATGGATTCATACCAGCAAAATTATTTGGATGTGAAAGAACTGACTGTGGAATTCCGTACGGACTTTGGGAAGCTGAAGGCCGTAAATCGGGTGAGTTTTTCATTGGGTAGGGGGGAGGTGCTGGGCCTGGTGGGAGAAAGCGCCTGCGGGAAAAGTGTTACGGCACTGTCTATGCTCCGCCTGCTTCCCCCCGGGGGAAAAATTAGCCATGGGGAAGTGTGCCTGGAGGGTGTAAATCTTCTTACTCTCTCCCGGGAAAAAATGCGTCGGTTAAGAGGTAAGAAAATTGCTATAATCTTTCAAGATCCCAGTTCGACATTGAACCCGGTGCGAGCCATTGGTCCGCAGTTTATGGAAACTTTGAAAACCCACCTGTCCCTGAGTAGGGAAAAGGCACGTCACAGGTCTATGGATATGCTTTCCGCTATGGGATTGGCTGCCCCGGAGGGGATCATGAGAAAATATCCTTTTCAGCTCAGCGGTGGTATGAGGCAGAGAGTAATGATTGCCATGGCTCTGGCCTTGGAGCCGGATATCTTGATTGCCGATGAGCCTACCACGGCTCTGGATGTAACGGTTCAGGCTCAGATTCTTTCAGAAATGAGAAGGCTAAAAAAAGACTTTGGCACAGGCATAATGCTGATTTCCCATAACATGGGGGTTATTGCTCAGCTTTCTGACCGGGTAGCAGTGATGTACGCCGGTTCAATTGTAGAATATGGACTGGTAAAGGAGGTATTTTATCGAGCATCCCATCCCTATACCCGAGCTCTTCTCAATTCAATACCGGACCTGGGCCAGGATAATCAGGAACTATGTTCTATTAAGGGACAGCCGCCGGCTCTGCATAGTATGCCGGAAGGGTGTTCCTTTTACCCCCGATGCAGCAGAGCAGAGGAGATTTGTAAAAGCATATATCCATTATGGATGGATATAAATGACGGTCATAAGGTCGCCTGTTTCTTCCCACTGGATGAAAAAACCTGCTGTGAAAGTCATGCCGAAGAGGTGCTGATATAG
- the nikC gene encoding nickel transporter permease produces MACLGFIIIVIIVVVGLLAPLFSPHDPVKIDLSQRLQEPGGEFPLGTDHLGRCILSRIIHGTQVSLRTSFLVLVIIMTVGIFIGTLSGYIGGKLDIVVVSVIDVLLAFPGLILALAIAGMLGPSITNVMIAIASVAWVGYARIIRGMVVSIKEKEYVLAARSVGTTGPGIILRHVLPNVLSPVIVLATLDMGSIILSISGLSFLGLGAQPPMPEWGAMLNDGRPYMQTAPWLMIFPGLAILISVLSFNLMGDGLRDIFDIRGIRRL; encoded by the coding sequence ATGGCCTGTCTGGGGTTTATTATTATTGTAATAATTGTAGTTGTGGGGCTGCTGGCACCTCTGTTTTCTCCCCATGACCCGGTAAAAATTGATTTAAGCCAGCGGCTGCAGGAACCTGGAGGGGAGTTTCCCCTGGGGACGGATCACCTGGGGCGCTGTATTCTGTCCAGGATCATTCATGGCACCCAGGTGTCCCTCAGGACCTCCTTCCTGGTACTGGTAATTATAATGACCGTTGGGATTTTTATTGGCACTCTGTCCGGATACATAGGGGGAAAACTGGATATTGTGGTTGTCAGCGTAATAGATGTGCTCCTGGCTTTTCCCGGGCTGATTCTGGCTTTGGCTATAGCAGGGATGCTGGGTCCCAGCATTACCAACGTGATGATTGCCATTGCCTCCGTAGCCTGGGTGGGTTATGCCCGTATTATTCGAGGGATGGTGGTTTCCATTAAGGAAAAAGAATATGTTCTGGCTGCCCGGTCTGTTGGAACCACTGGACCGGGGATTATTTTGCGTCATGTGCTGCCCAATGTATTATCCCCGGTGATTGTCCTGGCTACTCTGGATATGGGTTCAATTATATTAAGTATCTCCGGGCTTTCCTTTTTGGGCCTGGGGGCTCAGCCTCCTATGCCGGAATGGGGAGCCATGCTAAATGATGGCCGTCCCTACATGCAGACAGCCCCCTGGCTGATGATTTTCCCAGGGCTTGCTATTCTTATTTCGGTACTATCTTTTAACCTCATGGGTGATGGACTGCGGGATATTTTCGATATTCGGGGAATTAGAAGATTATAA
- the nikB gene encoding nickel ABC transporter permease, translating to MKKYIVKRLLYLFVVMLGVSLLTFSISQLTPGDPAELILRESGVEPTREAIQALREQLGLNEPLPVQYGKWLWAVLQGDLGQSFRTGQPVLEEIAHRFPATIELTLAGLLVMLVVALPVGILSALFKNTFMDHLSRFFALLGASLPSFWLGLLLIYYFAVKLSILPVMGRGGILHLVLPALTLGLGMSATYARLLRASMLEVLGQDYIHAARARGLKEHTVLVKNALKNALLPVVTAFGMSLGHLLGGTVIVETIFAWPGVGRFVVQAIFNRDYPVIQGYVLFMALIFVLVNLVVDLSYKFIDPRIRLEGGDSS from the coding sequence ATGAAGAAATATATTGTTAAACGATTGCTGTATTTATTCGTGGTAATGCTGGGAGTTTCTCTTCTGACTTTTAGTATCAGTCAGCTTACACCGGGGGACCCGGCAGAACTTATTTTAAGGGAAAGTGGAGTGGAACCTACCCGGGAGGCAATTCAGGCCCTGCGGGAGCAGCTGGGCCTGAATGAACCACTTCCGGTTCAGTATGGTAAATGGCTTTGGGCCGTGCTCCAGGGAGATCTGGGACAGTCTTTTAGGACCGGTCAGCCGGTGCTGGAGGAAATTGCCCACCGGTTTCCTGCTACCATAGAGCTGACTTTGGCCGGGTTGTTGGTAATGCTGGTTGTTGCCCTGCCGGTGGGGATTCTGTCGGCTCTTTTTAAAAATACTTTTATGGACCATTTGAGCCGTTTTTTTGCACTGCTGGGGGCATCCCTTCCCTCTTTTTGGCTGGGACTTTTACTTATTTATTATTTTGCTGTAAAGTTGTCTATTCTGCCGGTTATGGGCAGGGGAGGCATTTTACATCTGGTTCTCCCGGCCCTAACTTTGGGGCTGGGGATGTCTGCTACTTATGCCCGTCTCCTGCGGGCCAGCATGTTAGAGGTTTTAGGTCAGGATTATATTCATGCCGCCCGGGCCCGGGGATTGAAAGAGCATACAGTTCTGGTGAAGAATGCCCTTAAGAATGCCTTATTGCCGGTGGTAACTGCTTTTGGTATGAGCCTGGGCCATCTGCTGGGGGGCACAGTCATTGTGGAAACCATATTTGCCTGGCCGGGAGTTGGGCGGTTTGTGGTGCAGGCGATATTCAATCGGGACTATCCTGTAATTCAGGGCTATGTCCTATTTATGGCGTTAATCTTTGTGTTGGTAAATCTCGTGGTAGATCTTTCTTATAAATTTATTGACCCCCGCATTCGTCTGGAAGGGGGGGACTCTTCATAG
- a CDS encoding DUF3842 family protein, whose protein sequence is MKIAVIDGQGGGLGKVVIERLIKERIHEKASLFALGTNGVATSVMLKAGAHEGASGENALVYNLTNTDIIIGSCSILLQNSMLGEITPGMACAILESPACKILVPLKNHKIMLLGLKEQQLPRFLDEMVQKVNEYLLNRGRTAGIKKTKSN, encoded by the coding sequence ATGAAAATTGCGGTTATTGATGGGCAGGGTGGAGGTCTGGGGAAGGTAGTAATTGAAAGGTTAATAAAGGAAAGAATACATGAAAAAGCAAGTCTTTTTGCCCTGGGCACCAACGGAGTAGCCACCTCAGTAATGTTAAAAGCCGGTGCTCATGAGGGGGCTAGTGGAGAAAATGCTCTTGTATATAATTTGACAAATACTGATATTATTATTGGATCATGCAGTATACTGCTGCAAAATTCCATGTTGGGGGAAATTACACCCGGGATGGCATGTGCTATTTTGGAAAGTCCAGCCTGTAAAATTCTTGTCCCTCTTAAGAATCATAAAATTATGCTGTTAGGATTGAAAGAACAGCAGCTTCCCCGATTTTTGGATGAAATGGTGCAGAAAGTAAATGAGTATTTACTGAATAGAGGAAGGACGGCAGGAATAAAGAAAACTAAAAGCAATTAA
- a CDS encoding ABC transporter ATP-binding protein, which yields MSVEIANTVGINRLEAGTSQEKETFLLEVVNLFKHYSQDSLFSEKQEKVRAVDGVSLQIREGETLGLVGESGCGKSTLGRLILRLEESTSGSIYYSGEDITQYRGEGLRQWRKNVQVIFQDAYASLNPRMKVEQIIGEPLYNYKKGSFTQRRQQVERLLKDVGLEPEHRGRYPHEFSGGQRQRIAIARALALNPSVIVCDESVASLDVSIQAQVLNLLKKLRNDYQLSYLFISHDLAAVKYISHQVAVMYLGKIVEVLDSQRLVEEALHPYTRSLLAAVPKPDPGEKANVEQIIRGEPPNPIFPPQGCRFHPRCPQVKEVCSREEPLLLKIGERHWKACHLVF from the coding sequence ATGTCTGTGGAGATTGCAAATACTGTGGGAATTAACAGGTTAGAAGCAGGTACTTCCCAGGAAAAAGAAACTTTTCTTTTAGAAGTAGTTAATTTGTTTAAGCACTATTCACAAGACAGTCTGTTTTCTGAAAAGCAGGAGAAGGTCAGGGCTGTGGATGGTGTATCCCTTCAGATTCGGGAGGGGGAGACCCTGGGCCTGGTAGGTGAGAGTGGATGTGGGAAGAGTACCCTGGGCCGATTGATCCTGCGTTTGGAGGAATCTACCTCCGGAAGTATCTATTACTCTGGAGAGGATATTACTCAGTATAGGGGAGAAGGACTCAGGCAGTGGAGAAAGAATGTTCAGGTAATTTTTCAGGATGCCTACGCTTCACTGAATCCCCGGATGAAGGTAGAACAGATCATTGGAGAACCCCTTTATAACTACAAAAAAGGTTCATTTACACAGCGCCGGCAGCAGGTGGAAAGGCTTTTAAAGGATGTAGGGTTAGAACCGGAACATCGTGGACGTTATCCCCATGAATTCAGCGGCGGCCAGCGGCAGCGAATAGCTATAGCCCGGGCCCTGGCATTAAATCCGTCAGTTATTGTTTGTGACGAGTCTGTGGCCAGTCTTGATGTGTCCATTCAAGCCCAAGTTCTGAATTTACTAAAAAAGCTTAGGAATGACTACCAATTATCTTATCTTTTTATTTCCCATGACCTGGCTGCAGTCAAATACATCAGCCATCAGGTTGCGGTCATGTACCTCGGGAAAATCGTAGAAGTTTTGGATAGCCAACGTCTAGTGGAGGAAGCGCTGCATCCTTATACCCGCTCTCTTTTGGCTGCAGTCCCAAAACCGGATCCCGGGGAAAAAGCTAATGTAGAACAAATAATCAGGGGAGAACCACCCAACCCTATTTTTCCTCCCCAAGGCTGTCGATTTCATCCCCGATGCCCCCAGGTGAAAGAGGTTTGCTCTCGGGAGGAACCTCTTCTGTTGAAGATTGGAGAGCGACATTGGAAAGCCTGTCATCTGGTTTTTTGA